Proteins encoded together in one Telopea speciosissima isolate NSW1024214 ecotype Mountain lineage chromosome 6, Tspe_v1, whole genome shotgun sequence window:
- the LOC122664667 gene encoding nitrate regulatory gene2 protein-like yields the protein MGCTASKLDNEDTVRRCKERRRLMKEAVYARHHLAAAHSDYLRSLRLTGSALSDFAAGERLAVSGQTPAVFLRNPSSVSFRSTQPQPPPPRRPLTPSPPRPPPPPAFSPSPTIASSKLPHILSESSPSSTPRQQSAAKYGYPFNFPTQSTYSSTPSQTSSVWNWENFYPPSPPGSDFYRRPKDEEDDHHPPSPLGSDFYRRPKDEEVHHHHPSPLGSDFYRRPKDEEDHHHNLVDEEEKDEGTEREEVHCSEWGDHYSTTSSDSKSDNEEDELDRDERSEIGSRSNFGSSVHTKTTAKPNYTPMGKSEISDDAGSSVGWNAGGGGEISDMKMVVRHRDLAEIVAAIKDYFDKAAAAGDSVSELLETGRAQLDRSFKQLKKTVYHSNSVLSNLSSTWTSKPPLAVKYRLDAGSLNEPGGLKSLCSTLERLLAWEKKLYEEVKAREGVKIEHEKKLASLQSQEYRGEEEVKLDKTKASIRRLQNLIMVTSEAVSTTSSAIIQLRDSELSPQLVELCRGFMIMWRSMNQFHEVQNHIVQQVQGLVNRSARGESTSELHRQATRFLEAAVSDWHSSFCRLIKYQRDFIRSLHGWLKLTLLHIGNDRITGSKEPALSVQTSSDLFAFCDEWKLSIDRVPDTVASEAIKSFVNVVHVISVKQSEELKIKKRTETASKELEKKASALRNIEKKYYQSYSMVGIGPPDSGPDGGGLVFDARDPLAEKKSELAVSQRQVEDEMSRYAKAIEVTRAMTLNNLQTGLPGVFQAMTGFSALFTEALEGVCTRSYAIK from the exons ATGGGCTGCACGGCCTCCAAGCTCGATAATGAAGACACAGTGAGACGTTGCAAGGAGCGGCGTCGTCTAATGAAGGAAGCGGTTTACGCTCGCCACCACCTTGCCGCAGCTCATTCCGACTACCTCCGCTCCCTACGTCTCACTGGCTCCGCTCTTTCCGACTTTGCCGCCGGGGAACGCCTCGCTGTTTCCGGCCAAACCCCAGCTGTTTTCCTCCGAAATCCTTCCTCAGTCTCTTTCCGTTCAACacaaccacaaccaccaccaccacgacgACCACTGACCCCATCTCCGCCACGTCCTCCGCCTCCTCCTGCCTTCTCTCCATCTCCCACTATCGCTAGCTCAAAGCTTCCACATATCCTCTCTGAATCAAGCCCCTCATCCACTCCCCGCCAACAATCTGCCGCGAAATATGGTTACCCCTTCAATTTCCCGACCCAATCCACATACTCTAGCACTCCTTCTCAGACTTCATCCGTTTGGAACTGGGAGAACTTCTACCCTCCCTCACCTCCCGGTTCTGACTTCTACCGCCGCCCAAAGGACGAAGAAGACGATCACCACCCCCCTTCACCTCTCGGTTCTGACTTCTACCGCCGACCAAAAGACGAAGAAGTCCATCACCACCACCCCTCACCTCTCGGTTCTGATTTCTACCGCCGACCAAAAGACGAAGAAGACCATCACCACAACCTCGTCGACGAAGAGGAAAAGGATGAAGGAACCGAGAGAGAAGAAGTTCATTGTAGCGAATGGGGCGACCATTACAGTACCACGAGCTCCGATTCCAAATCGGACAACGAAGAGGACGAGTTAGACCGAGACGAGAGATCAGAGATTGGTTCTAGATCGAATTTTGGATCTTCAGTTCACACTAAGACCACGGCGAAGCCGAATTATACACCAATGGGGAAATCAGAGATATCTGATGACGCTGGATCCTCGGTTGGTTGGAATGCTGGTGGCGGTGGAGAGATCTCAGACATGAAAATGGTTGTTAGACATCGAGATCTGGCAGAGATCGTGGCGGCCATCAAAGACTACTTCGAtaaagctgctgctgctggtgATTCAGTGTCTGAACTACTCGAGACCGGGCGAGCTCAGCTCGATCGAAGTTTCAAACAGTTGAAGA AGACTGTTTATCATTCGAATAGCGTTTTGAGTAACCTGAGTTCGACTTGGACTTCGAAGCCGCCGTTAGCGGTTAAGTACCGGCTTGACGCTGGTTCGCTCAATGAACCGGGCGGTCTGAAGAGTCTTTGCTCGACCTTGGAACGCCTTCTCGCCTGGGAGAAGAAGCTCTACGAGGAAGTGAAG GCTAGAGAGGGAGTGAAGATCGAGCATGAAAAGAAGTTGGCATCACTACAGAGTCAGGAGTACAGAGGGGAGGAGGAAGTGAAGTTAGACAAGACCAAAGCATCGATAAGGAGGCTTCAGAACCTAATTATGGTCACTTCAGAAGCAGTCTCTACCACCTCCTCTGCCATCATTCAGCTCAGAGACAGTGAACTTTCCCCGCAGCTGGTTGAGCTTTGTCGTGG GTTCATGATCATGTGGAGATCAATGAATCAGTTCCATGAGGTTCAGAATCACATTGTGCAACAAGTACAGGGCCTTGTGAATCGATCTGCCAGGGGGGAGTCAACATCTGAACTGCACCGGCAGGCAACCCGCTTCCTTGAGGCTGCTGTTTCTGATTGGCACTCCAGCTTCTGCCGCTTAATAAAATACCAGAGGGACTTTATCAGGTCCCTCCATGGTTGGCTCAAGCTTACTCTCCTCCACATTGGCAATGACAGAATCACTGGTAGCAAAGAACCTGCCCTTTCTGTCCAAACCTCCTCTGACCTCTTTGCCTTCTGTGACGAGTGGAAGCTGTCCATTGATCGAGTTCCTGACACTGTAGCTTCTGAGGCCATCAAGAGCTTTGTTAATGTTGTCCACGTCATCTCTGTGAAGCAGTCTGAAGAGCTCAAGATCAAGAAGCGGACGGAAACTGCCTCCAAGGAGCTTGAGAAGAAGGCTTCGGCACTCCGCAACATTGAGAAGAAATACTACCAGTCATATTCAATGGTTGGTATAGGCCCTCCTGATAGTGGCCCTGATGGTGGTGGACTGGTTTTTGATGCACGAGACCCTCTTGCTGAGAAGAAGTCTGAACTTGCAGTTAGCCAGAGGCAGGTGGAGGATGAGATGTCAAGGTATGCCAAGGCAATTGAGGTAACAAGGGCAATGACACTGAATAACTTACAAACAGGTTTGCCTGGGGTGTTTCAGGCAATGACTGGGTTCTCGGCCTTGTTCACAGAGGCTCTTGAGGGGGTATGCACCCGTTCCTATGCTATTAAATGa